CCGTCCACCATGACGACGACGTCGGCGAGCACCGGCTGGTGCGCCTCAGTACCGGCCGTCGGTCCGGCGATCACTGAGATCTGCGGGACAACCCCGGACATCCGGGTACGCAGGCGGTACAGGCGTGCGGCCATCCCCAGTGACACCACGCCCTCCTTCACCCGCGCACCGGTGGAGTCGTGTACGCCCACCAATGGCACGCCCGAGCGCAGGGCGAGCTCCATGACCTTCACCAGCTTCTCGGCGTGCACCTCACCCACGGTGCCGTCGAACACGGTGCCGTCCTGGGAGAAGATGCAGACCTGTCGGCCGTCGACCGTGCCGTAGCCGGTGACGACTCCGTCGGACACGGGGCGGGACCGGTCCATGCCGTAGGCGTTGGCGCGGTGGCGTGCCAGCGCGTCGATCTCGACGAACGAGCCGTCGTCGAGGAGGTGCTCTACCCGTTCGCGGGCGGTGAGCCGGCCTGCCCCGTGGACGGCGCTGACAGCTTCCTCGCCGACCGGGGCCGACGTCTCCTCGAGACGGATCCGGAGATCCTCGAGTTTCCCTGCGGTGGTAGACGTGTCGACCTGGCGAGGGGCGGGGGTGGGTGAAGTCATGGCCTACAGTCTAGGAGGAAACGGTGCAGGCGTCGCCATACAGGTCGCCCGTGCGCGTGTGCGCGTTATCCTTGGGGCCATGACCGCCTCCCCGACCGCCTCACGCACCCCCTTCGACGCGTCCCGTCTCTCCGCCCTCATCCAGGACGGGGACAGTCGTGTCGGGCCCGTCACCGTCGTCGGCACGACGGGGTCGACCAACGCCGACCTGGCGGATGCGTTCCGTGCCGACCCGGGACTCGCTGACCGCACCGTGATCGTGGCGGAGGAGCAGGTGACTGCCCGGGGCCGGTTGGGGCGCCGTTGGTCGGCCCCGGCCGGAGCCCAGGTCATCATGAGCGTCCTGCTCCGCCCGTCGGTGCAGGAGGTGCCGGCCGAACGGTTCGGAGAACTTCCGCTGCTGATCGGCGTGGCGATCGCCGAAACCGCCCGTGCGGTCGGGGTGGATGCGCAGCTGAAGTGGCCCAATGACGTCATCGTCAGTGACCGCCGGTCGGGCGACACGCCCCACGGCTACCGGAAGCTGGCCGGCATTCTCGTCGAAGCGGTGAGCCTTGATCCGGTGGCTGTGGTCGTCGGCGTGGGGGTGAACGCGTCGATCACCGCGGGCGAGTTCGCCGACGCTGGTGTGGAGGCGGGGACCTCACTGACCGACCAGGGGGCCGAACTGGGGTCGGTGCAGGCCCGGGAGGCACTGGCCGCGGCCGAACTGTCGTGGATCGCTGACGTCGACGAGGCGTGGCGTCGTGGCGGCGCGGCACTGGAGAAGCTGCGTCGTCGTTACCGGGAGTTGTCGGCGACACTCGGCACACGGGTCCGCGCCGAGCTTCCGGGCGGCGAAGAGCTCACCGGAACCGCCGTCGACCTCGACGGTCAGGGGGGACTGGTCATCGAGACGGTCGGCGGTGAGCGGCGGACGGTCACCGCCGGCGACGTCGTCCACCTGCGACCGGTGCCCACCACCGACCAGAGGAACTAAGGTCTCTGCCGTGCCGAAGATAAATTTCGCCCCGGATGAGGAGGTCCTCGCCGAACTGAGCCCCTCACGACGCAGCACCCTGTTCCCGGTCCTGGAACTCGTGGTCATCACCGGCGTGGTCTGGCTCGCCGTCGGATTGCTCGACTCCTACCTGGGCAGCCTCGCCACGACCTGGGTCGGGTACGTTCCGGACAATATCGCTGACGTACCCCGACTGGTTGGTGAAGCGGACACCGGCACCGCCACCGCGGCACTGTGGGGACGCCGGGTCGTCCTGGTGGCATGGGTGTGGTTGAGCTGGCGCAGATGCCTGCGTCATCTGCTGTTCCGGACCCGGAGCCGGATGATCCTCACGGACACCCGCCTGATCACCGCCACCGGCCACATGCGCAGTCACATCGGCGAAGTGCCGCTGTCGCAGATCGTGGACGTCCGCGTGCATAAGTCTGAGGTCCGGGTGTTCCTGCGCGGTGG
The genomic region above belongs to Corynebacterium glyciniphilum AJ 3170 and contains:
- a CDS encoding biotin--[acetyl-CoA-carboxylase] ligase; the encoded protein is MTASPTASRTPFDASRLSALIQDGDSRVGPVTVVGTTGSTNADLADAFRADPGLADRTVIVAEEQVTARGRLGRRWSAPAGAQVIMSVLLRPSVQEVPAERFGELPLLIGVAIAETARAVGVDAQLKWPNDVIVSDRRSGDTPHGYRKLAGILVEAVSLDPVAVVVGVGVNASITAGEFADAGVEAGTSLTDQGAELGSVQAREALAAAELSWIADVDEAWRRGGAALEKLRRRYRELSATLGTRVRAELPGGEELTGTAVDLDGQGGLVIETVGGERRTVTAGDVVHLRPVPTTDQRN